One Vallitalea pronyensis genomic region harbors:
- a CDS encoding glycoside hydrolase family 2 protein translates to MIKKIDLNYNWYYIADFKPSYIEAHMDDVGFEVVHLPHTNIELPLNNFSEESYQFESFYKKEFYVEPLLDEHVYMRFEGVMTYAEIYVNGHYIGEHKGGYTPFEFDITPYIHEDAFNMLSVYVDSRERDDIPPFGHVMDFLTYGGIYREVALIYKNVCHIKDLLIKPEDVLTKPKLNMSFDLLNLSQEDKKVTLECHLYNENKQVFSCSRSESLQDTKNINWIEEVGNIQLWSVDAPNLYEVVICVLEDNQVIDKNKVRIGFRQFEFRRDGFYLNNEKHKIVGLNRQQSFPYVGYAMPKSAQYKDADILKHALKVNTVRLSHYPQSNHFLDRCDELGLLVLEEIPGWQHIGNEAWQEVALQNIEEMIKRDWNRPSVFMWGTRINESNDDHDFYKKTSEKARELDDSRAIGGVRCIKNSELLEDVYTYNDFSHTGNNAGLEAPNKVFKEKKPYLITEYNGHMYPTKKYDDEAHRVSHAHRHMRVLDALYGDDHITGAIGWCMFDYNTHKDFGSGDKICYHGVMDMFRIPKMAAYAYASQQRKEPILHVGSSMNIGEHKSGFLTEINVFTNCDWVNFYRNDAFIKRFYPNRHRYGHLPSPPICIDDFIGECLEKDGLFSSTDGKLVKKLLMKANKSRGNLRIMDKLKLGYILLKYKMTTLDMENLYTKYYGGWGGKAAVYRIDGIINNQMVKSVTKGHIFAPTLKVELDSTVLSEEATYDVTRVVVSLRDEYNNSITYANDAFQVITSGHIKVIGPDILALIGGSMGFWIKTTGTYGDGFIEVVSPRFGRLKKRIQVKDLRSLNIDENIR, encoded by the coding sequence ATGATTAAAAAAATAGACCTGAATTATAATTGGTATTATATAGCAGATTTTAAGCCATCCTACATAGAAGCTCACATGGATGATGTAGGGTTTGAAGTGGTTCATTTACCTCATACAAACATAGAATTGCCTTTGAATAACTTTAGTGAAGAAAGCTATCAGTTTGAAAGTTTTTATAAAAAAGAGTTTTATGTTGAACCACTATTGGATGAACATGTTTATATGAGGTTTGAGGGTGTCATGACATATGCTGAAATTTATGTCAATGGACACTATATAGGTGAGCATAAAGGTGGATATACACCTTTTGAGTTTGACATAACCCCATATATTCATGAAGACGCTTTTAATATGCTCTCAGTTTATGTAGACTCAAGGGAAAGAGACGACATCCCACCTTTTGGTCATGTTATGGACTTCTTAACTTACGGTGGAATCTACCGTGAAGTGGCCTTAATCTACAAAAATGTCTGTCATATTAAAGATTTATTGATTAAACCAGAAGACGTTCTTACAAAACCTAAACTGAATATGTCCTTTGATTTATTAAATCTTAGCCAAGAAGATAAAAAGGTGACTCTTGAATGTCACCTATACAATGAAAATAAACAGGTGTTTTCATGTTCAAGAAGCGAATCCTTACAGGACACGAAAAATATAAATTGGATTGAAGAAGTAGGTAACATTCAATTATGGTCAGTTGATGCACCCAATCTATATGAAGTGGTTATCTGTGTGCTTGAAGATAATCAGGTGATTGATAAAAACAAAGTACGTATAGGATTTAGGCAGTTTGAGTTTAGAAGAGATGGCTTTTATCTTAATAATGAAAAACATAAAATTGTTGGTCTTAATCGGCAACAATCATTTCCTTATGTAGGTTATGCCATGCCAAAAAGTGCTCAGTATAAAGATGCAGATATACTAAAGCATGCGTTAAAAGTAAACACCGTACGTCTGTCCCATTATCCTCAGTCCAACCACTTCTTGGACCGATGTGATGAACTAGGTCTTTTGGTCTTAGAGGAGATTCCTGGATGGCAACACATTGGGAATGAAGCGTGGCAAGAAGTAGCTTTACAAAATATTGAAGAGATGATCAAAAGGGACTGGAATAGACCCAGTGTTTTTATGTGGGGAACAAGAATTAATGAATCCAATGATGATCACGACTTTTACAAAAAAACCAGTGAAAAAGCAAGGGAGCTAGATGATTCAAGAGCTATTGGTGGTGTAAGATGTATTAAAAACAGCGAACTGCTTGAAGATGTGTATACCTATAATGATTTTTCACATACGGGGAATAACGCTGGTCTTGAAGCGCCCAATAAGGTTTTCAAAGAAAAGAAACCCTATCTTATAACAGAATACAATGGGCATATGTATCCAACCAAGAAATATGATGATGAGGCCCATCGAGTCAGTCACGCACATCGACATATGCGCGTACTAGATGCTCTATATGGTGATGATCACATTACAGGCGCTATTGGTTGGTGTATGTTTGACTACAACACACATAAAGATTTTGGCAGTGGAGATAAAATCTGTTACCACGGTGTTATGGATATGTTTAGAATACCTAAAATGGCTGCCTATGCTTATGCCAGTCAACAAAGGAAAGAACCCATACTACATGTGGGCAGCTCCATGAATATTGGTGAGCATAAAAGTGGCTTTTTAACAGAAATTAATGTTTTTACTAACTGTGATTGGGTTAATTTTTATCGTAATGATGCATTCATTAAACGTTTTTATCCGAATCGGCATCGTTATGGTCATTTGCCTTCCCCCCCAATATGCATTGATGATTTTATAGGCGAATGCCTAGAGAAGGATGGTTTATTTAGCTCTACAGATGGTAAGCTAGTTAAAAAGTTACTTATGAAAGCCAATAAATCGAGAGGGAACTTACGTATTATGGATAAGCTGAAGCTTGGTTATATCCTGTTAAAATATAAAATGACAACCTTAGATATGGAGAACTTATATACCAAATACTATGGTGGATGGGGTGGAAAAGCGGCTGTATATCGGATTGATGGTATCATCAATAATCAAATGGTTAAGTCTGTGACCAAAGGGCATATCTTTGCACCAACGTTGAAAGTTGAACTTGATTCAACGGTTCTTTCGGAGGAAGCCACCTATGATGTAACACGCGTTGTCGTTAGTCTAAGAGATGAGTACAATAATTCAATCACATATGCCAATGATGCATTCCAAGTCATTACAAGCGGACATATTAAAGTGATTGGTCCGGATATCTTAGCGCTTATTGGTGGCTCAATGGGTTTCTGGATTAAGACAACAGGGACATATGGTGATGGTTTTATTGAAGTGGTTAGTCCACGGTTTGGGCGTTTAAAAAAGCGGATTCAAGTCAAAGATCTAAGGAGTTTGAACATTGATGAGAACATTAGATAA
- a CDS encoding MFS transporter — protein MTQVMTNNKLPLSVKLLYACGNLGIGIITVLQSMFLVYFFTAPEVDGQPLIPYLIPQGSIFLGMTLLGIILALGSVFDAVLDPIIARFSDKFEHASGKRIPIMRMAVIPFVLTFTLVFFAPVPKISFLNVIWLTIIFLLSKVFYTMYMIPFYSLLVDLAKSGDDKADLGTINSAFWFVGFLIASFSSALWGFLGDTFHMTLLTSFRTTIVIFSLLGLVAAIIPAFLIHEQKYVITSIKSTNEKVLPALKHVLKNKNFQFYLLTNLAYTMSSKIFETGLIYYVTVLALQDASINGLLITIIGVATLLCYPLINRLAKTKGRKVVLKVGLILLVLSYIVISLLGVGNIHPYFLFALIIILLPFANAGFGILPHVITSDCAQYDREMTGKDHAGMYMAANGFVVKIGGSIAIIIFTSLLLLGKDVGNDLGIRVAILFAGTILIAAYFLLKKYNEKEIMSYQNKQDVA, from the coding sequence ATGACTCAAGTAATGACGAATAACAAGTTACCTTTAAGTGTGAAACTATTATATGCCTGTGGAAATTTGGGAATAGGTATTATTACAGTTTTACAAAGTATGTTTTTAGTGTACTTCTTTACAGCACCAGAAGTTGATGGCCAGCCATTAATACCTTATTTAATACCTCAAGGGTCCATTTTTCTTGGTATGACACTGCTGGGTATTATTCTTGCATTAGGCAGTGTTTTTGATGCCGTATTAGACCCCATCATTGCTCGGTTTAGTGACAAATTTGAACATGCGTCGGGAAAGAGAATTCCTATCATGAGAATGGCTGTCATTCCATTTGTATTAACCTTTACCCTTGTTTTCTTTGCTCCTGTACCGAAAATAAGTTTTTTAAATGTTATATGGCTAACGATCATATTCTTATTAAGCAAAGTATTTTATACCATGTATATGATTCCTTTCTATTCACTACTTGTGGACCTTGCAAAATCAGGAGACGATAAAGCCGATCTTGGAACAATTAATAGTGCCTTTTGGTTTGTTGGTTTTTTAATTGCATCATTCTCATCTGCTTTATGGGGATTTTTAGGCGATACATTTCACATGACCCTTCTTACAAGCTTTCGAACCACCATCGTTATTTTTTCACTCTTAGGACTTGTTGCAGCCATCATACCAGCATTTTTGATTCATGAACAAAAATACGTCATAACTTCCATTAAAAGTACCAATGAAAAAGTATTACCAGCCTTGAAACATGTGCTTAAAAATAAAAACTTTCAATTTTATTTATTAACCAATCTAGCTTATACCATGTCATCAAAAATATTTGAAACTGGACTTATTTACTATGTCACAGTACTGGCATTACAAGATGCATCCATTAATGGGCTGCTCATAACCATTATAGGTGTAGCCACATTATTATGTTATCCACTTATTAATAGACTTGCAAAAACAAAAGGTAGAAAAGTTGTTCTTAAGGTTGGTTTAATATTACTCGTATTATCTTATATTGTTATCAGTTTACTTGGGGTTGGCAACATACATCCATACTTCTTGTTTGCATTAATAATCATTCTTTTACCTTTTGCAAATGCTGGGTTTGGTATTTTACCACATGTCATCACATCAGATTGTGCCCAATATGACAGAGAAATGACTGGTAAAGATCATGCGGGAATGTACATGGCTGCCAATGGATTTGTTGTAAAGATAGGTGGCAGCATTGCCATTATTATTTTTACATCATTATTATTGTTAGGTAAAGATGTTGGTAATGACTTAGGTATACGTGTTGCCATCTTATTTGCAGGAACGATATTGATAGCTGCTTATTTCTTACTAAAAAAATATAATGAGAAAGAGATTATGTCTTATCAAAACAAACAAGATGTAGCATAG
- a CDS encoding TetR/AcrR family transcriptional regulator: MTEKKKNILEIAKSLFLSKGIMNTSMSDIGHVIGLNRRSIYRLFETKEDIAYQIATGILEEWNAENKREYDLLEGNALEKLESFLYRMIDDMHEQILEMRFLTEFDFYFRDASNSLLDVETQNRRDYENIVMNANTYIYNLLKQGIDDGSINLDMSIALMEATISNILWSFGQSISIRGNTIEKETGIKPITIIKNQVKLYIKALQ; the protein is encoded by the coding sequence ATGACTGAAAAGAAAAAAAATATATTAGAAATAGCAAAAAGTTTATTTTTAAGTAAAGGGATAATGAACACATCAATGAGTGACATTGGTCATGTTATTGGCTTGAATCGAAGGTCAATCTATCGGTTATTTGAAACAAAAGAAGATATAGCGTATCAAATAGCCACTGGAATTTTAGAAGAGTGGAATGCTGAGAATAAAAGAGAATATGATTTATTAGAAGGAAATGCTTTAGAAAAGCTAGAATCTTTTTTATATCGTATGATTGATGATATGCATGAACAAATTTTAGAAATGAGGTTTTTAACGGAGTTTGATTTTTACTTTAGAGATGCTTCAAATTCTTTATTAGATGTGGAGACCCAAAATAGACGTGACTATGAAAATATCGTTATGAATGCAAATACATATATCTACAATCTTCTTAAGCAGGGTATCGATGACGGCTCAATCAATTTAGACATGAGTATTGCATTAATGGAGGCGACAATTTCAAATATATTATGGAGTTTTGGACAAAGTATTTCCATTAGAGGCAATACCATTGAAAAGGAAACGGGGATAAAACCTATTACCATTATTAAGAATCAAGTGAAATTATATATAAAGGCGTTACAATAA